A region of the Columba livia isolate bColLiv1 breed racing homer chromosome 15, bColLiv1.pat.W.v2, whole genome shotgun sequence genome:
AGCTACATCCCAGGGTTGTCACCTGGCCATACCACCCAGACTcatgtctcttctctctctAGGTCATCGCGGTAGTCATGGACATGTTCACCGATGTTGACATCTTCAAAGACCTCCTGGATGCGGGTTTCAAGAGGAAAGTGGGAGTCTACATCATTTTGGATGAGACCAACGTGAAGCACTTCCTTCAGATGTGCGAGCGAGCCCACATGCATGCCGGACACTTGAAGGTACAGGTGACCCGAAGAGGCTGGGGCTGGGTGACCCTTTCCAATGCAGGGAGATAATCAGATCTAccagccctgctccctcctctcttGGGGGCATCACAACCCCAAAACTTTTGGCAGTACCAGATGAGTTAAGTCTATTTTCCATGTAGCCAAAGCTGAAGGTGATGCCCAAACccagaagcagcagaacagaGGTGAAAAGTGAGAGATGGGGACACAAATTTCAACCCAGCAAGGCTGGATGCAGAAACCCCAGGGGGGCTTCAAGTACCAGCCGGGGTTGGTTTGGGTGCAAATGGGGTTCAGGGAGCTGAAGGGCACTGCAAAGCCCAGGGCAAACCTCTATTCTCAGCCCTTGCTGGTGAATAAGACTGCAAAAGGGATAGTGCGAGAGGCAGGatgctctgccagggctgggttgtCACCAGCCCCAAGTACAGGACTGGCAGGAGCAACCACCAGCCGGTTCTCTCGCTTTCAGGCTTTCTTGCAAGTCAGAggctggaattaaaaaaaataggttttcccctttcttggggcctCCATGGGGCCAGGAGTGGAGCAGGGAGCTGCCTGTGGCCCCGGCAGCTGCCAAGGATGCCCTCACTGGGCAGCGCACCGGTGGGACCGATCTGCCCGCACACACCGTGTTCACCCACCGTGCACAAATCCTGTTTGAAAAGAGGGAAGATAAAGCAGCACAGAGGAAGCACAGCAGCTTGGGCCCCAGCCCAAAGTGTCCAAAAAGTCCTTACACATCTCCGTGCATGTGGGGAGTGCAGCAGAAATCACTTTGCATGGTGTTCATGCAAAGGTGGAGGAGCTTGATGGGGCAGGGGAGGGTTATATGAGCCTCAGGAGTGAGGACCCTTGTTCTGGACAGagccctgtgctctctgctgGGCACAACCCTCCCATCAGCAGTGACAGATGCAAACATGCTGGAGCAGCCCAGCAATTTAAATCCAGGGCTTGCAGACATCCCTCTCCTGGCTGTGCTTCACCTGCTGCCTGCCAGTCGCTCGGCCTCGCCTGTTGCTTGGCAGAAAAGTGATGTTTCTGCACCTGACGTCACCCAGCCGCGCACGTCAGCTGCCAAAGGGCTGGCGGGGATGCCCATGCCCAGGCAAGCTCACCAAAATTTGCTTACAGTGAGGGCGAACCCCCGGCTGAGCAGGAACACGTAGGAGCCACGACACACTCAACACCGGGCTGGGACACGGGGAAATAGGGACCCCCTTCTCAGGGGGCCAAAAGCATCAACCAGCCAAGCATCACACCTTCCCCAGCTAACAAACCTGCCAGCCCTGCTTAATTGCTGCTCACAACAATTAAAGCAGACTCAGCTGAGCTTTGACCCATGTCCAAACTGGTATCCTGCAGACTGCTGCTGCTCCGAGACCAGAAAAGCCAGAGCTGACGCACACCGGTGTTTTAATGCAACCCGGTGGAAGGACTGGAAAAGCAGGAGAACATCTGCAGAGCTCGGCAACACGTCTAGAAGTTGGGATTTGCCACATATTGCAGCCAATTTGCTGGCATGGGACGCAGGAGGCAGTGAGGAAACTAGGGCAGtgtctgggagctgctgctttgttaGCCAGGAGATGCTAACGAAACATCGTTATCTCTGTGCCTTCCACGCTTCACAATTAGCAAGCCGGCTCGGGCAAGACGGTCGCTTTGTTGAGCAACGGCGAGTGTTTGTGGAGTGATTCAGCCCGTCCCGGGCTCGGCAGGCGGCCACGGCGCCGGGCGCTCGCTTGCTGCACGCTCGTCTTGGGAGAGATTAAATAAACAGATCTTACCTAACAGCAGCAACATGCCAGGAGCAAGGAGGCAGGGAAAGGGAACCAGCACCCTGATTTTAGGGAGATGCGGTCCCTGGGGTGTTACCTGAGAAAAACCCACAGCTGCTTTGTGCCGTTGTGTGAAAGTTTGGTTTGGAACGGGAAAGATTGGCGTCCTGGGGGAGCTGTGAGTCAGGGACCCCATGCTGGCGATGGGTAGAAGGCTCAGCCTTGGGTGCAAGTGTTACCTGGCAGCTCCCGGTGCGATCCCTGCTCCCTGGAAAGCCACATGTGTAGGAACAACATGGGACATGGATGGGAATTGTCACCCCAACCTCCTTGCCAGCCGCCCCTAGGGCTGCCCACTGCTGGGCACCCGGGTGCTCAGCACTGGATTCCCCCCAGCCACACCAGGCAAAAAGCTGAATgctagaaaatacaaaaaaagcaccaaaaatcccacaaaaccaaacaaaaaaacccacaacaaaaagCAACTGCACTTTTCCACTTAGTGTGGAAAACTTCCCTGGAAACCCAGCTGGGAAAGCCTTTGCTTTTGCACCATGCTAAAACCAGAACTGAATCCTGTCCCTCCTACCAGGCTTGCAGGAGTGGGGACCAGGGGTGCCCAAACTCAGCTTGCACCCCGGCTTAGGGCTGTGCTGGGTCATGGGCTACAGGGTGAGGGGAGACCCCAGGGAAGCAGATAAGGAATGCTGGAGGTGGGGAAGACAAATacttttcatgctttttaaaaacaaaacaaaaccacaaataagAAAACCAGCCATGGAAGGTATGACCTAGTGACAACACGGTGCATTTAGCAATGGCGTTGCCAACATCCCAGCAGGAACAGAAGGAATGCAGGTGTTttcatgagaaaatattttctcctcacCCCGGGGAGACCATTTGCAGTGAAAGATGCTATCTGCTCCACTGCAAAAATGTGCTGGTGccctccagaaaacaaaatacagaggCATGAGCCAGACTGAAGATAAAAGTCACTTTCTCAAAGCCTTGGGCTGCCCCTCCATGCCCCGGCTCCCTGCTCGGGGAAATATCTCACTCCTCAGCCACCTCCGCAGGGACACACCGTGGGATGAACCCTGTTGGCCCACGTCTCCCGGTTTCGTTTCCCAAGGGTGAAAAGATGTTGCAGATGTTGCCccactgtttttctcttttttttttttttttctttttttccccccactcaCCATTAAAAACAtggggagatgctccagttTCGGAGCACAGAGAGCAGGTAGCCAGGTGGAGGGCAAGCCCACTGCCATCAGGTCCACATGCACTGTCCTGGGGTGACCAGCTCCCCCTAAAAATCCTTCTTTGTACATCTCCTGCTGGGTCAGAGGTGGAGAATCACCTTTCCTATGGTGACATTTGCACAAATTGCAGGAGATAGAAAGTTTGGCAGCAGTGTCACACGGGGCTCACCCACGGACGTGGGCAGCGCTGAGTTCAAGAGGTAGAAAACTCTGCCCAACACACGGGCAAAGTGGGAAATTCTTGAAGCCAAGTCCTTGGTTCACTGGGTGGCCCTGAGCAAACTATTTTATCTTTCTATCACTGTGGCCTCCCGTGAGCCGGCCTTGAAGGACATTTCCCAGTGCTCAGAGGGACCACAGAGCATCCTCAGGTGTTGGTGAAGGTGTGACAATGCTCTGCAGACCAGCCGTTTGCTTCTGCTCACAcctctgcctttgctttgcagaaCCTGCGAGTCCGGAGCACGGGGGGGACAGAGTTTTTCACACGTTCAGCCACCAAGTTCAAAGGGGTTTTGGCCCAGAAGTTCATGTTTGTGGATGGGGACCGAGCCATGTGTGGATCCTACAGGTAATCAGCAGCGTCTTCCTTGCCCACCCCACAAAGTTGTTGGTCAAAGACCAACATGGACCCATGTGGTCCAAGTCCTGgtctctgcccagcctggccaCAAGGCTCCACCTCACACTTGCTCCTCTCCTCCTAACCTGGgacatcatagaatcatacaatagtttgggttggaagggaacttcaaaggtcacctagtccacccccctgcaatgagcagggacatctttaacTAGATGATTTTGCAAGGCCTTAGCCTGAGATTTGGAGTGGGACCAAGGGGCCCCCAGCAACCCATGGGCAGGTCTAGGACACCTCTCCTCCTTCTCAGAGGTGGTGGGGCACCACGTACTTCTGCTACGGATGCAATGATGATAGCGCATGGTGCCGAGCACAGGGCACCAAACCATGGCCAGTCCTTGCTCTCATGTTGACCTCAGGTTTTCCAGTTAAACTTTTCCTAACCCAAGTGTTGTCCAATTTGTCCAAATGAAAACTCGCTTTGATAGAAACAGCTGACTCTCAATAAGCTTTTCAGCTCTAAAAGACAAGTTTCATAAACATGGAACTGAAACATTTCCTACTTTCTGGCCACAACAAAACCCATACATTTACGGGTCTCTTTTCTTAACTAACCTaaactgagaaaggaaaaacgACCAACACTAAAGTGAAAAACTAACTGGCCCACAGCAAATACCTTTTATTTTGACTTCAAGTTCCATGTGATCAAGACTTCAACCCTTCACTCCAATTTAGGACAAGAGCTTTTCCTTCGATCTCattattattaatgtttacagcgAGATCATGTCCCTACCAGCACCATCGATCCCCTGGGGAAAGCCAGTGCTGGGGAGAGGTGTGTTATTTCCCAGCAAGTGCTCAGAGAATTTCCAACACATTTCTGTTCCAGCTTCACCTGGTCTGCAGCCAGGACAGATCGAAACGTCATCACAGTCCTCTCGGGCCAAGTGGTGGAGGCATTCGACAAGCAGTTCCAGGAGCTCTACCTCATGTCCAAGGGAGTGAGCCTCAAGTCCATCTCCATGGGCGAAGAGCCTGAACCCGAGCCCGTAACACTGCCGTCTGTCGTGCCGGTGACCCCCGCCAATGCTGTGGTGAAGAAGCTGATCAACCCTAAATATGCCCTGGTGAAGGCCAAGAGTGCTGACCAGATCAGCAAGACTTCATCTGAGAACCAGGATAAAAACCAGAAGACTGACAACAAAGGCAAAGGCCTGCCCGAGGGCCAGGCAGGTGACAGACATGGTGACACAGCAGACCTCTCCCTCCTCATCCACCCTGGCCTCCTGAACCTGGAGAAAGCCAACATGTTTGACTATCTGCCCACCTGGGTCGAGCCTGACCCCGAGCCCGGGAGCGAAGTCTTGGGCTACATCAACATTATTGACCCCAACATAAAGAACGTGAAGCTCTCACAGATGAACCGCATCAAAGTCTGCGATGTCTCCCAGGCCAGCGCCCAGCACCGGCAGATGCTGAAGAACAGGGAGATGGAGATGAAGAAAAACTCCGATCAAGAGCCACCTCTGGTGTCTCCCTGCCAAAGACAGACCCCGCAGACCCCCATGgaagctcctgcagcccccgcTACCAGCCCCATTGAAGGCACCAGCTGGACAATGAAGCAGACAGGCATGTTTGCCACTTCACCATTGGGCCACCGCTTGAAGCCACCAGAGGAGACACCGGAGGACATCAAGCCCCTGGTTCCAAAGCCAAGGACAATTCCCGTTGGTGTTCTCGTGACCAAAGTCATTACACCCTGTGACAGCAACACTGCCCCAGAGAGTGACACACAACCACCACTGGCCAACCACGCGGGCACAAAGCAGGATCTCGAAGAGAACCCCAAAGGAGCTTCAATGGAGACCTGCCATGTCCAGCCAGACCGGCCAGTGGCAGGGCCACAGGAGGACAAAGGGCCACCCTGTGCCCACAATGgggtgggagaagaggaggaagaggaggaagaggagtaCATCACTCTCAGTGACCAGGAGAGCtactccagcagctctgctgaccACAGCTACCGCCGCTCCAATGCCTCCTCCATCTCAGATGAATATTTTGAGGTGAGGGATCGCTACGGGCCACTCCGGCGAACCAACTCGGACGTCACCCACAACGGGGAGATCCTTCCCATCCAGAGGAAGCTCAGTGACCCTCACATCAGCCGGGGCACCTTCCTCAGCCCTCTGGGAAGCCTCCCATCCCTGAAGCACGTCCGCATGGAGGACATGACCAAGAGGAGGAGTAACGCCGTGGAGATTAGGTGTGTGCTGCCACGCACTGTCCTGGATGGCAACAGCTCCTACCCCAGCAGTGCCACACAGGTAGGACTTTTTACTATAAAACTTCTCTATGTTCCTCCACCCTACGAAGCCTGCAAACCTGGAGGTGACCCAGCCAGCCAGCTCAGCCAAGGTGTGGTTTCAGCCCTAAGTTTTGGTGTCACGTCCTAGATGCCAAGATCAGACTCCTCATATAGGAGAATAACAGCCTACACACGGCAATGGTAGGAGTCACCCAAGAGGTGCTCTTGGTTGGGAAGGTCGTGGCCAAGTCACAGCTCTTGGTGTCTGGGAGTGCAATGGGAACAGCTGGTAAAAGGCAGGTTATTGGGAATTAAAGATTATCTCATGGCCCCGTCCCACAGCCCATCAGTGGTGGCATCATGCCCAGCCAGGGACAGACTGCGCATGCAGGCGTGTCCTTTTCAGGCTTGTTTTCTAGCTCCTCACAAAACTGATTAGCATCAAAGTAAAAGCACTTGGACACGTAATTAGGCAGAGCAAGacggtggagaaacagggatgGCAACCTCTGTGGGCAAACATTGCAGTCAGCAGCTTCGTGGATGATCCACGAGTGATGCCAGACCTCATCACCCCATGGGGTGCATGTTAGCACCCCACTACGAAACACAGGGTACACACTGGCACCCCCGCCATGGCAGGAGCATCACCCTATCTGGGCAGAGGGATTGCAGGGTCAATTCTCTGTTTTTCCACCCAAACACTGCAGCCTCTTACACTATCACCAAACATTTTGGTTTCTCCGCACCCGCTGTTTTCAGAACATtcaaaccctccagggctgaATCAGCAGCTGAAATCACTGAAGCCATTTGAGGTTACCCCAGCTGAGCATCTAATCTCTATTTACAGGGATTTAAATTTACTAGCCCAGAGTCCACTTGCTTCTCCCTTCCCAACTGGTGACACAGAGCTTAGAGCAGGGTTTTAATCGTCACACACGAAATATCCCTTTCGcgtcctgcagagctgcacagggTGAGGAGCACCAAGCCCTTTGATGCTTTGTGACCCAGGTACCTGGGTGCCACCTTGCTGAGAGTAGTAGGTGTTCCTGCAATAACTTGTTGTGGCCCTTTGATGAAAGGTAGATAATTAATACACCGTCAGGGTTAGGAAAGCCAGCGCTCAGCTGGTGGAAATGTGCAGAGAGTTGTTTCTCCTgtgtgtaaaaaaaataaaccaaagcaaTCCTTGATTAACTCTCTAGAAACCTCAGCTCTGACAGGAACCACCATCAACCCCCACCAAACATTTTTGTTCTGGGTCCACATTTCTCATGTGCTGGCCCAGAGCTGAGTATAGCCCAAAATGCAGGTGGAGGCTCACTCAGGGCAAACATGTTTTCCATCACATTGAGAACACAACATCCAAGTCACCCCTGGACCACTGTCCTGCCAAAATACATGAAGCAGTCCTGCTCACAACAGTTGCACGGTTCATAGAGTACAGGAGAGTTGGCTGACACACAGTGAGCACAAGGAGAGCACTGGGGACATGCAGGTCCTCTCCTGTCCCTCTCCCTCCCACAGAGCCCCCAGAACAGAGGTTTCCAGACAAATCCCCACCCTATCAGCTCTGCGTCCACACGGCAGGGCCTTACCTGGGTACAGGACCCTGCTGATCATCCCTGGCATGATGATGATGAATAAGGGCAGCATCTTCAGGTAGCTGGCCAAGATGGAGCCGGCTTTGGCGTGACTCAGGCTCTTAGCAGAGAGCGACCGCTGGACGATGACCTGTGGGAGAGCAGCCACCAACATCTCCTGTTCCACAGCAGCTTTCTCCTTGCTAAACTGCATCCTGAGCATCTCCAAATACTGGAGCCACCAGGTATCAGGCCCAAAGGCAGCTCTCAAAAGCAGCGTAGATGTGTACCCAACCCACGGGCTGGGTTTCTCTCCAGACCAGCAACGGGTTGGTGTTGTGCCGTAGCACCACAAAAGCCCAGTGCAACCACAGCAGCATGTCCTGCTGCCAGGATCAACCATTCCCCACCACCATCCTCTCCCTTCTTGCCCCTTCTATTCAATCTCCTCCCCAAAGAGTGACCACAATGAAATGGACACCACGTCCAGCCTCCTCccaccacagctctgccagccaAACTGGCCAAACCATCAGACCTCAAAGCTCTGGCCAAGCTGTGTCCATTCACAATACAGCCAGCCCTCGGACTTTGAGGCAATCACTCTTCAACAGGTATCATCTGTAGGAAATGCTGGCTATAAAAGAGCTCAGGCTCTCCCCAGAGGCTTACAGAGAACTGCTCAGCATCTGGGAGGAACTGGTCACTTTCGAGCAAACCCTGGCTCGTGCCACTGGTGGGCAGGATGGACAGGGTGCTGGTTCCTGGGATGGGATGCTCAGGGAACCTGTGGTTTAACTTTTGCCCAAGAGTCCGAGTATATCAGGAGCCACAGAACCCACCATCCAGCTGAGGCACCATGTGCACCACACCAGGCACGCCATTACCCCCAAGGGAGGGGAGCTAAATCACCCTTAGTCCTTCCCACCTGAAGACATCTCAGACCTTAACGTtgattttaagcaaaataattaaatcaatCTAGCATTACCTAAGCTAAACTGCTTTAATGCAACCCTCTTGGTCAAAGCAGGAGGTGTCTTAAGGCCATTGGGATACTGGGACTAAACCACTGAACCCCGAGATGATGCCAGCAGCACGGTGGAGATGCGGCGCAGGCAGCACAGGGGGTCGCAGCAGCGGCAGGGCAGGTCGGCGCAGCCTCCCGGCTTGTCCTGCCATCAGCACCTGTGCTCGCTAGATCCCATTTCACCTGGGTACGTCTGCACAGGGTGCAATCACACCTCCCAATTGCGGTGCAGACACACCCAAAGAGGAAGATAAATATCTGGTGACCACAGCTGTGTGTTAAGGCCTTACCCAGTCCAGAATTAAGTTTAATGGTGCTTAGACCCAATCCAAACGTGTCTCTCAACCCAGCCACCCCCGCAGCGGTGTTGCAGCTTACTGTTGTCTGCTGATCCCACCTCCTCTCCCAACCCTCCATCCTTTCATCTAATCTCAGTAGCCATCTAATCCCACAGGTTGGGTCTGGATGACTGAACACTCTTTGGGCCTGAAATTAACGCTTAGATGATTAAAACGGGTGttcaggctgctgctggagagaaGGTGTTGAGATGCTGCTGGCGTCCTTGGTCCTGGATCTCCAGGCAGCAATGACTTGGCTCGGGACAAGCTccaggctgctggggctgctcggGAAGCAGCTGCTGAGATGTTCTGATGTGCAGGGCAGTGCATTGCCAAAGCAGGAAATCGGAGGAGCAGCACTGGTTAAGACGAGGCAGTCTTGAGCTGCCACCAGTCTCAGAATAATTTGGGTAAGGCAGTATGCCAGGTGCTGGAAGGATTTGTCCACAAGGATCAAGTCCACAGTGCAGACACGTGAAGGGGTGTCCTTGTAGGGCCACAGCACCCTTACACCAGCAGTAATTCTTGTCTTTGCTCTTTAACAAACAGGGGACGCACATCTACCGCTACCAATCCAGGAACCCCGTGGGCAGAGAACAAGGCAAGGAGGTCTCCTGCTCCCCCACACACGAGAAACACCTCGGGGCCACCAAATACAGAGGGGATGGAGCCGAACCCAAAAAGACCGTTGCAGGCAGCCAGCCTTACTGGCAGAGCAAAGCCTTCAG
Encoded here:
- the FAM83G gene encoding protein FAM83G, whose translation is MAFSQVQCLDDSHVNWRSSESKPEFFYSEEQRLALEALASRGPDAFYEVLKKENIRDFLSELELKKILDTLETYDPGSEYIPRHGSSTGDNEGDHNSQGDEQDVAPSLEYWPQRSDRSIPQLDLGWPETIAYRGVTRATVYMQPPIEGQAHIKEVVRKMICQAQKVIAVVMDMFTDVDIFKDLLDAGFKRKVGVYIILDETNVKHFLQMCERAHMHAGHLKNLRVRSTGGTEFFTRSATKFKGVLAQKFMFVDGDRAMCGSYSFTWSAARTDRNVITVLSGQVVEAFDKQFQELYLMSKGVSLKSISMGEEPEPEPVTLPSVVPVTPANAVVKKLINPKYALVKAKSADQISKTSSENQDKNQKTDNKGKGLPEGQAGDRHGDTADLSLLIHPGLLNLEKANMFDYLPTWVEPDPEPGSEVLGYINIIDPNIKNVKLSQMNRIKVCDVSQASAQHRQMLKNREMEMKKNSDQEPPLVSPCQRQTPQTPMEAPAAPATSPIEGTSWTMKQTGMFATSPLGHRLKPPEETPEDIKPLVPKPRTIPVGVLVTKVITPCDSNTAPESDTQPPLANHAGTKQDLEENPKGASMETCHVQPDRPVAGPQEDKGPPCAHNGVGEEEEEEEEEYITLSDQESYSSSSADHSYRRSNASSISDEYFEVRDRYGPLRRTNSDVTHNGEILPIQRKLSDPHISRGTFLSPLGSLPSLKHVRMEDMTKRRSNAVEIRCVLPRTVLDGNSSYPSSATQGTHIYRYQSRNPVGREQGKEVSCSPTHEKHLGATKYRGDGAEPKKTVAGSQPYWQSKAFSPSKPTQPGHLSPGNPKASSKRLTSLPESQKTTEEMRTPLGIPLSKLSQSKHLKNRVAGNTGASIDSKKQPPETTGQKDH